DNA sequence from the Oryza brachyantha chromosome 5, ObraRS2, whole genome shotgun sequence genome:
TGAAGAACATAACTGCACAACAAGCAGAAGTGTTATATCACTAAATAGTTGAACAAACTAAAACATAATAGTGTTTCGTTTCACCTGTTGTTTGATTCTTGATAGCAAAACTCTGCCACTGTAAATATCTGACATGGAAACATAGGAcagattaataaatttagggCATATTTAATAATGCCACATTTGGGGCTGCCATTTCCAACTAAAAGAGTCATATATGTTTACATAGTCATTTGTAATGAAATAATTGTAAATACCCTGCGTTGATAATGAATGCTAAAAGAGAGACCCTAGTGacatatacatgtacatgtaTAAGAGCAATGTCGACAGCCTCCATACACATAAACATGATGGAGAAATATGCTTTCCAACTCGTATTCCTTCATGCCTGGTCTTGCTAAGCTCATCACCTTGTAAAACGAAAGTAAATAAGACGAACTAACCGTCGATTTTTCATGCACATGAAAATTATATAGGATAAATAGTTCTTTGTTGACATCAAGGCCAGCTAAGAAGAAAATTGGGCAGAAAAAATTAGCTGGTATTGAATTTAAAGAGTGGAGGCTATTGCCATCtgtaataaatataagaaaataatcgCACCAATGGTATCATGattagtgaaaaaataaatgaaaataaactcaACGTCAAATTCTTATGTAaatgaaaatgatatataccagaaaaggaaaaggtagATATAATTAGATTGAATTGTACTCATAAGTTATATGAAGCTTATCTGGTAAAGCTGCTGAATGAAACCTGAAAAGAACAATGGTTGGTAAATCAACTGCAAATCATACGAACAGAATATTTGTCCGAACCAACATGCGAAGCAAGGAATACTACCCGCTCAATGGTTCACGCTTGACAGCCACGAGGAAGGTCCAGCCGAGGTCGTTGCTGCCAGGAACCTCCGCTAGCTCCCACATCCATCGCCGGCCTGACCGGATCAGCTAAACTTGCTGCGAAAAGAGTCGCAACAAACTGTTCGTGGGAAAGGCATACCATAAGAAatccaaatatgtaaacaaatcaacttaatGAACACCAAGTTCTTCATACGCAAACCTAACTTGCAAAGTACATGGTTAAGAAAAGAACTCAACAATTCTGGGACATCTTTTGCCCTTTTTGGTTGCCTTTCCGTCTCCATTTTGACATCATAGTCTGATACGATTTTGAGAGTGGACAAACTGAGAGGTGGCGATGTTGAATAGTGGATTAGGCAGCCTGTATTAGCTTCTCagaatagatagatagatacatgtgtatatacacatacacacgcatatacacacacacgcacatatACTCTGTCTTGCTCCAAAATGGATGTCTGAACGGTGAGACAAGGGCTATTGGCCAATCAGGGGCAGACCAGGGCTGTTGGCCAATCAGGGCCAGACCAGGGCTGTTGGCCAATCAGGGCCAATGAGCCCAACAAGAACACGAACTGGGAGGTCCCGCGATGTGCACAAAGGTTTCGCTGCGAAACCTTAATTTTGGAAAGAATATATTCAGGTGCTGCAAACACAAAAAATGCTGCATCGTATTTCGAAATTTCAATTCACTATCGTATATGTGTGTTCTTAAATGTGCTGCTTCGTGGTGTTACCTTCTGTAAACTGGTAAACAGAGAAAACCTAGGGGGTTTCggcttttaaagaaaaaatccatagttacaaacgaaaaataatttatgtacgTGTTCTTACCAAGACATTTCAAAACAACCAGAGTTAATAGAGAGACATTAGAATAGTGCAGGTAGCTACTGGTTCCATATGTACTGAACCTTTACAGAGAGCAGAAAAGGCCAAGAAAACAACTTACCATTTAATCCGATTATTTATCCACTTAAGTAAATGCTATGCTGTTCttccatcatcaattaattttatctcgCTATTGTCTTGCTTAGAATCCCGCTTAGCAGAAGCAGATTTTGTTGTGGACCCCGAAGTCCGAAAGGGTAATGGTCAACTGAGAAGCTATTGCAAAGATCGATGTTCACCTGTGGTGTCGAACAATCAAAAGGGAAAAATTATTACTCCACGAATGTGCACACCAATGCATTGAGATCTAGAGCAGGCAGACATTAAAGAACAGAGCAAATCGGCTAATCTGAGGACAATGTTGCAGTGAAGCCATCGTCCAAATGCCAACTGAAAATGCAAGGAACTTCAAAACATGGCAATAACACGATGGTCATAAAAACAGGAAGCTTCCAAGTACCAACGAACACCTTAAACAACAAAATGTAAGCTaagacaaaaagaaacaaatatgacAATCATTAGGACCAAATGATGAAATGATCTTACAATCTATTGGCAGCTATAAACCTGTAATTGGCCAAACACGATGAATCACAAAAGTTTTGCGTCAATACACCAACACAAAAATACACATACGATTGGACAATTTTACAGTGGCATTGGGTATGAACGTGTAAGAACAACTCATGGTTGAACAAAAGTACAGGTGACAGCATGTGGAGGCGGGGAGAGGAAAGGAGAGGCGAGAGCCTTACTGCCTTGCCATTCGTGACGGAGTCCGGGAGGTCGTCGCGGCAGCGGGAGCTGGTGGAGCCGGGGCCGATGCGGCGGGACATGGAGCCGCCCGCGTCGATGCGGCGCGACATGGAGCCCTCGGCGTCGAGGTGCTGGTGGATGGCCATGGCCAGCGCCTGCCGGTGCAGCAGCCCCTCCAAGCGCGGAGAGGCGGACCGGAGGATGCGTACCGCGGCCGGACAGGGCGGGAGCGAGGCGGAGAGGAAGGCGATGCCCGCTAGCTCCCACATCCATCGCCGGCCCGCCTGGAACCGCCGGCCCGGGCCTCGTCGCCGACAGGAACCTTTGCCCGCGATCGCTGTCGTGAGGAAGCTCCGGccgaggtcgtcgccgccaggaACCACCGCTACCTCCCAGATCCACTGCCGCTCCGACCGGATCCGCAGCCTCCCCGGCCGGATCCGTCGTCGCTCCGGCATGATACGTCGCTGCCTCGGCCGGATCCGTCGCAGCGCccgcctcccccgccccgGGCTTCATGGCCGGCAGCTGCCGACACCACCTTCGCCGCCCCGGGCTCTGCCGTCAGCAGCCGCCTGCCGCGCCCGCCGTCATTAGGTCCACTGCCGAGGCGCAACGCAGGCAAACAGGGCGAGAGCGAGGCGGCGAAGAAGAGAACCCGAGGAGCGGCGCACGGGGAGCAGAAGCGGTCTCTGGTTGCGATCTACGTGGCGCGCGCTGGGAGCGCACGGCGCGAACCCACCGACCGAGACGTGGCGACGCACACCCCGCCCCCCCGTCCATCCGTCCATCTCCGATCGGACGGCTGACAAAACGTGGCGACGTGGCCAGCAGCAGATCTCCCCCAATCGGCCACCTTTAAAGGATAGTAATAGTAATGTATTTTACTGATATTACTACAAACATCTGCCAGTAAATCAATTTGTATATTATCCATTcctttgtaaaatataatatatttttattttcgtaaagctaatatttttaaaaaccaatTCGTTATTAGGCTACATAAATGTCATGCGCGTAGtacatttgaaaattttaatttataactgGGCTAACATATATGCAATGCGTGTAGTATCATTTAGTTCATactttaaaaaagtttcatatagcgttaattttatagttcgtTGATACAATCTTATAAAAGAATACAAAAGTCAACAAATTGTTCAAGGATGaccaaaattaaaaacatactCCACCCATTCCATATTACCCCTCCATTCTTCTTATTTGAGACATCGTTAACTTTtcaatttgatcatttgtcgtatcttttttaaaaatataattattaattattttattgttatttgatttattactacgtgTACTTTAacctaatttataattttgcatagttgtaaaagaaaattaaataagataactGATTTAAAATAGAACCAAATAGCAACaacatctaataaaaaataataataaatagagAAAGTATAAGACTTTAAGACTAGCCATacctagattaatatatatgatttatatttatatatatgttcagacTTACTCAGTACCCATATAAATCTACAAATAgccagaaaattttataatataaaacaatgaaaatgCAATTAAGAGTGGTCCAAATGCAGTTCACGGAAGAAAAGAATTAGGGAAAAATAGAGCGGAGACAACGACCGACGAACAGTTGGGAGGGACAGAGGAGGAAGAGTACCGTGCCGTACCCAAGCAATTAACAGAGGAGCCACAACATGTATCAAGATGCACGAAAATGTTGGACTAATTTATGACGGTTTCTTCCACTCCATACGGACTTAGGAATATAATCTCCCCAGCTAATCCGCATCTATCGACGTGACGTGacagtagtattatactagGTGGtttggtgattgtttggttttttagaaaaaataaaataatatatttataaataaaaatattttgtgaataaaatttatatacgtgtccttagcaatctaaaataataactaaaaaataaaatatgataaaaaaccaaaatcaactctaatttaaaattaaaaattaaaattttgactattaTACGTGAACAGATGAACCTTATACTCTCGTTAACAACCGTTCGAGTTGACGTTTTGTATATACATGTCGATTTTAAAAATGCCCCActtataaatagtatattaggcataaaattttatggcattttttataattcgCCCACTGTATCACCGATGCAATGATCTGCCACGaattcttatttttctctttttatccACCACTAGTCAGGTAAAACAAATAGCAAATCTCATATTGGTGGCATGCAACTATGCATGAAACTTGACGTGAAGTACAAATTTATTATAGttgaatatatttgtaaatagaaaattctATCCATATTTCAGTTGATGGAAAATAGAtgggaagaagaggagcaaAAGTGCCAATTGAAAAGACCCAAATGCCCCAGCGTTTTCTATTGAATGTTGTAACTCGTAACCCCAAATAGCAAATCTCTTCGCACCCTcgtttctttcttctctccccgtcctctcttcttccccgtacgcgacggcgaccgccggccggcgatcgcccccccccccccgcccgcGCTCCTCCCGCCGAGGACGGGCTTCCTTGCGGCGGCCCAGGACGGGCTTCTCCTCCCACCGCCTGCGCTGATCTCCCGCGAGCAGGGGCGCTGTCGTCCTCGGTgagcatccatccaaccaCGCGCTCtagttttttctcttctgGAATCTGCATCATGAACCCTAGATCTGTTCTCTTCTGGATCTGGCTTAATTTGCCTTAATAATAACCTTAATAACAGGTTCTTTTGTTCCCAAAAAGTTTGGGGGTTCCCCCCTGTCCTTTTCCTACTCTCAGTTTTCAGCTTGTTGCTCATGTCAAATCTGAAACCTTAGGCTCTTTTCATTGACAGTTAAACTTTAGGTTCCTTCTGCTCTACTTGGTTCATAATGTGGCTTGAttatccatttttcaagtaaTCCACGTTAAATTTTGTTCTCTAACATGCACAACTATGCACTTAATTCGTAGAATCATACAATATTTCGGATTCATTTTATTATGTGATGTACGGATGTGGTATCTTGAGTggatataataaaaaagttcCAAGCTTAAGAAGCGGTGACTTGTATTTGCGTGCTCAACCCATCTTGTAGCACTTATACAGCTTAATGGCAGCTTATGCGGCTTAGTTGCTACTACAAGGTTGTGCATCCATTCCTTATATGTGGCTTTGTAGTTTGTAGAACTTCTCTAGAACACGGTCAAGttctaaacttctaaaagATC
Encoded proteins:
- the LOC121053220 gene encoding uncharacterized protein LOC121053220 isoform X8, translating into MWELAEVPGSNDLGWTFLVAVKREPLSGFHSAALPDKLHITYEYLQWQSFAIKNQTTVMFFIMGILLHQMNGPSLLASRKILQLRFIVLQTLDDGDMALMDMGGEYNYYGSDITCSYPVF